In the genome of Devosia rhizoryzae, the window CGAGATGCTGGCGTTCATCGGGACGCTTTATCCAAGCGCCGAGCCACCGGAACAGTTCACCGGCAATCCGGAAGAGGCTGAGGCTCCGGCTCAGCGCCTGGTTGGCATTATCGAGACCATGGTCGATGCCGATCTTTATCCCGGCCGTGACCAGGCGAGCCTTGCAACCCATCTGGCGAGCCTCACCGGTCCAGCCTGTCAGGCCTATGCCGCCGGCAACGATGCTGTTGCAGACGAAACGATCTATGCGGTGCAGGGCCACTACGCCGATCATCTTGGGGAACTGACCAATCTCTTTGATCCCGAGCTTCATGAGCGGGTGCAAAGCTTGTTCGGCAGCATGGTTCAGGTCGAGGACGACGACGAGGAAGCCGAAGGCGACGAGGCAGATGTCAGTGCCGATGCCCAGGATGATGAAGCCGAAGACGAAGCGGTGGAACCTGGCTCTGCCGCTGACAGTTGCACGGAGCTGACCGAGGCCCTTGGCCAGGTAAGGAGCGTCCTTGGCGGCTGAACCCACAAATGCTGCGGTGCCGGCGATCGAAGCGATCGAGCTTCGGCGCAGCTATGGCACCGTGTCAGCGGTCAACGACATCAGCTTTTCGGTACGGCAGGGGGAATTCTTTGCCGTACTGGGGCCCAATGGCGCTGGCAAATCGACACTGATGCATATGCTGACAACGGTGACAGAGCCGTCTGGCGGCACCGCCAAAGTGCTGGGTTTCAACGTGGCCACGCAGCAGGGCGAGGTGCGCAAGCTTCTCGGCATGGTGTTTCAGGACACAGCGCTCGACGAGCGGATGACGGCGGGGGAAAACCTCCATATCCATGCCGTGCTCTATGGCATTGCCCGGCAGGAGCGGGCGGAGGCCGTCAATCGCGCACTGGCCTGGGCCGAGCTTGAAGACGTGGACAAGCGTCTGGTCCGCACATTTTCCGGAGGTATGAAGCGGCGCCTGGAACTGGCGCGGGCGCTGATGCACCGCCCGCGCGTGCTGTTTCTGGATGAACCAACCATCGGGCTCGATCCGCAAGGACGTCGTCACCTTTGGGACCGGATCGCTTCTATTCGCGATGAAGGCGTGACCGTTCTGATGACGACGCACAACCTCAACGAGGCCAATGCATGTGATCGCGTGGCCATCGTCGACAATGGTAAGCTCGTGGCGCTGGACACGCCGGCGGCCCTGATCGAGGCCCATACGCCAGGCGTTGGGGCGACGCTTGAAGACGCCTTCCTGGCGCTGACCGGCCGGAGCTTGCGCGACCAGGGCGCTTCGGGGCGCGATCAATTGCTGAGCTTCAGCAAGCGCGGTGGGGAATTGACACGATGAGCGCGGTTTCAGGCGTTCGGTCATGGGCGGGTATTGCCCCTGATGTGATCTGGGTGCTGTGGAGGCGCGAGGTCACGCGGTTTTTTCGCGATCGGTCGCAGATTTTCGGTGCCGTTTCCCGCACGATCCTGTGGCTCGTCATCCTTGGCTACGGAATCGGCGCCGCGCTTCGCGAGATCGAGGGCTATTCCTATGCCCAGTACATCCTTCCCGGCGTCATCACGCTCAACGTCCTTTTTGCTTCACTGCAATGTGCGATCGCATTGGTCTGGGACCGGGAAGTGGGCCTTTTGCGCGATGTGCTGGTTTCTCCGTCTCCCAGTCTCTCGGTTGCGCTTGGCAAGCTCTTTGGCGGCGCGACGATCTCGGTGTTTCAAGGCTCGATTCCGTTGCTGCTGGCGCCTATCATCGGAGTCGACCTGACGATCGGCTCGGTGCTGGGCGCCTGGGCGGTCATGTTCATGATGGGCATGTTCATGACGGCACTTGGCGTCGTGGTGGCAACGCGGCTCAAGACATTCGAGGGCTTTGGCAGCATTTCCAACGGGCTGATTCAGCCGCTTTATTTCCTTTCCGGCTCGATCTTTCCGCTCAAGGGCATCATCGGCGGCGTCGGCTTTCTCGATGTGCCGGCAACGCTGCGCGAAGAATTGCGGCGCGCCGGCATCAATGCCTTTGGCAGCGGCTGGATCGTGCAATTGCCGGAGTGGTTACAGATTCTGGTCTACTGCAATCCTGTCAGTTACCAGCTCGACCTTCTGCGCTATGTGCTGCTCGACTATGAGCAATTGCCGCTGCAGCTCGATATCGGGCTGACTGTTGCCTTGCCAATTGCCGCCTCGGCGATTGCGGCCCGCGAGATCAAGCATGCCCTGCGCACTGCGGGTCCGCGGCGACGCAAAAAGGCGGCACCGGGTGGCGCCGCCTGAGGGTGGATCGTCGTCAAACTTGGGTTAGGCGGGGTTTGCCTGTTCGCCCGAGTCGGTATCGTCGACGAAGATCGTCACGGTGCCTTCCTGGTTGATCCAGAGGTCCATCACGTCATCGACGGTGAAATCGGCATCTTCGATGGCGCCAACAACGACGCTGTTGCTGGCGAGCAATTCGCGAACGGCGCCAATATCGCCAGCGTCGGAGGGAATGCCGACAGTATATTCGTCACGATTGTCGAGGGCGTCCTCTTCCATGGTGGAAAGCGGCACGATCTCGATGGTCGACTCAGCGCTGAAGTTGATGTCTGAGGACGCAAAGGTCTGCAGTTCTTCCTCGAACTTTTCCCAATCGACCTCTCCGGTGGCCGCGGACGTGCTTTGGGCGCCGGTGGCTTCGGTCGTGGTTGCCGGTGTTGCGGCTTCCTGAGCGAAAGCGTGCAGCGGCAGGGCAAGAACTGCACAAACAGCAAGGGCGGAAATCTGCTTCATGATCGTTCTCCAAATGGCGTCTGAATGACTCCTGGAGAGCAAACGCATCTTGCTGATGCCGGTTGCACAAGTCCGCTGCGCGCCATAGCGGCTTAGACCGAACGAGCAAACAAAAAGAGTAGCCGCTTTCGCGACTACTCCTGATTGTGACTTCCAAGGTGCGTTGGCAGCCTTAGTTGGCAGTGGCGCCTTCTTGTTCTTCCGGCGGGACCGCACGGCGCAGCTCGACCGAGCGGGGCAGGAGGATGCCCGCTTCGTTGGTCCAGGAATTGCGCACATAGGTAGCAACTGCGGCGATCTCTTCGTCCGTCAAGACCGGTGCGAAGGGCGGCATGCCGTGGTCGGTTGCGCCGTAAAGGATCTGGAAGCTGAGGGCCGAGCGGCTCTTAACCACAGCCGAACCGATCAGGGAAGGACCGGCGCCGCCTTCACCATTGGCGCCGTGGCAGGCAGCACAATTGTCATTATAGACGGGGCCGCCCATTTCGATCAGAGCCTGAAGCGACGCATCGTCATTCTGATACGTTGCGTCCTGCGCATAGGCGGTTCCCCCCACCAGCGCACAGGCCAAAATCGCGGCCGAGAGCCCAGAAGCTAACTTTTTCATGCCTTCCTCCTCATTATATACGGCAATAACTTACACCCAGCTTTGTGGGTTGCAGAATTCTCTTATCACTGCTCCCGGCCAGCGGCGAAGTCAACAATCTCCCACGGCCGGCATGTTTGATCTTGCAGGAACCACGGCGAATTAGGCTCGCTTAGGCGCCAAACTCAACACCGACTTAATGTTTACTACAGTGATCAAACCGGCACTTGCATATGCTTGGAGCTTCTGCAAAGCTCACTGGCCAGACACATTTGCGCCGCCGTTGAGCCGGATCTTAGCAAAACAATCCGAGACGTCGCCGGGTCTGACAGCATCCTTTACGGGGAGGACTTTATGACTTTCAAGAAATCAGGGGGCCTGACATGGGCGTCCTTGGCAGTAGTAGCATTGATGGGCACTACGGCGGCATTGGCTAACGAGGACGTTCTGACGCTCTCGGCCGATCCTGCCAATAACGTGATGCCCAACATCACCTATAATGGCCAAAATTTCAGTCAGCTCGACGAGATCAATCTCGACAATGTCGACGATCTCCAGGTGGAATGGACGTTCCAGCTCGGCGTCGCCGACGAAGCGCAGGCGCCGCCGCTGGTGGTTGGCGACACGATGTTTGTGGTCACCCCCAAGCCGAACCGCGTTTACGCGATCGACCTCAACGAGCAGGGCGCGATCAAGTGGGAATTTCGCGCCGACGCATCCAACCTTGAGCAGGTTGTGCCGGTCGCATGCTGCGGCGCGCAGACGCGCGGCGCCAACTATGCCGATGGCAAGCTGTTCTTCCAGTCGCTGGGTGGTCACATCTATGCGCTCGATGCGGAAAGCGGCGAGCTGGTCTGGGACGTTCAGAACACCGACATCGACAATGCCGAGACCATGGTTGGCAACGGCCTGATCGTCGACGACCTCTACATCACCGGCATGGCCGGCGGTGAATATGGTGTTCGTGGCTATGTGACCGCCTACAACATCGATACCGGCGAACGCGCATGGCGCTTCTACAGCACCGGCCCGAACGAAGAAGTCGGCATTACCGACCGCTTCAAGCCCTTCTATGATTTCGACAAGGTGGAAAACCCGGCTGAGTCCTCCTGGCTGGAAGACAGCTGGCGCAATGGTGGTGGCTCCACCTGGGGTTACTTCACCTATGACCCCGACCTGAAGCTCTTCTACTATGCCACCGGCAACTGTGGTCCGTGGAACCCTGACTATCGCCGTCCGTGGGGCGAAATCGACCTCAATGAAGATGGTGTTGTCCAGTCCTATCGCAGCAATTACTGCGCTTCGATGCTGGCACGCGACGTCAAGACCGGCGAACTGGCCTGGGCCCTCAACCTGTCGCCGCAGGATCAGTGGGACCTTGACGAGCCGGGCGCTCCGGTGCTTGCCGATATCGAAATGAACGGCGAGATGAAGAAGACCATTATCCGCGCTGCGCGTAATGGCTACTTCTACGTCATCGACCGTGCTACCGGCGAAGTTCTCAACGACCCCTGGCCGTTTGCCTACCAGAACATCTTCACCGGCTTCGACAAGAAGACCGGCAGCCCGACCTACAATGTCGACACGCTGCTGTTCACCAATCCCGAAGATCGCCTGAAGTACACCGAAGCCGGTGCTCTGACCGACGCGCAGATCAACATCAACACCGAAGAAGCCGAACTCTACGGCGAAGACGAAGTTGATGGTCCGTCCGGTACCGAAGCGACGGTCTGCCCGACCATTGCTGCCCGTAACTGGGAAAACGACGCCTACTCGCCCCAGACTGGCCTGCTCTATACCAGTGTCCAGTTCGGCTGCCGCTCGATGCGCGTGACCGAGGGTACCTATTCCTACCCGGCTACCGAAACGTACATCCTGTTCGAATGGGCAGGCGAAAAGTTCTGGCTGGACAAGGAAGGCAACGAGACCGACGTCAAGAACCAGCTGCAGGCCAACGACCCGGTTACCGGCAAGACGGTGTGGAGCGTGGACTACGTGCAGCCGACCCAGGATCCGATCCTGGCGACCGCTGGCGGCCTGCTCTTTGTGGGTGGTGACGACAAGGGTGTGTTCCGCGCCATCAACGCCGAGAATGGCGAAACGGCTTGGGAATTCCGCACGGGCACTCAGGCTTCGGCCTCGCCGGTGACCTTCCTTGCTCCCGATGGCGGCCAGCGCATCGCCTTCGTTGCCTCTGCCCGTCCCGGCCTCGTGGCTGTGGCTGCAGACGCCGACGCCGATG includes:
- a CDS encoding outer membrane protein assembly factor BamB family protein — protein: MTFKKSGGLTWASLAVVALMGTTAALANEDVLTLSADPANNVMPNITYNGQNFSQLDEINLDNVDDLQVEWTFQLGVADEAQAPPLVVGDTMFVVTPKPNRVYAIDLNEQGAIKWEFRADASNLEQVVPVACCGAQTRGANYADGKLFFQSLGGHIYALDAESGELVWDVQNTDIDNAETMVGNGLIVDDLYITGMAGGEYGVRGYVTAYNIDTGERAWRFYSTGPNEEVGITDRFKPFYDFDKVENPAESSWLEDSWRNGGGSTWGYFTYDPDLKLFYYATGNCGPWNPDYRRPWGEIDLNEDGVVQSYRSNYCASMLARDVKTGELAWALNLSPQDQWDLDEPGAPVLADIEMNGEMKKTIIRAARNGYFYVIDRATGEVLNDPWPFAYQNIFTGFDKKTGSPTYNVDTLLFTNPEDRLKYTEAGALTDAQININTEEAELYGEDEVDGPSGTEATVCPTIAARNWENDAYSPQTGLLYTSVQFGCRSMRVTEGTYSYPATETYILFEWAGEKFWLDKEGNETDVKNQLQANDPVTGKTVWSVDYVQPTQDPILATAGGLLFVGGDDKGVFRAINAENGETAWEFRTGTQASASPVTFLAPDGGQRIAFVASARPGLVAVAADADADAVNRYQREGSTLYVFKLDQD
- a CDS encoding ABC transporter ATP-binding protein — protein: MAAEPTNAAVPAIEAIELRRSYGTVSAVNDISFSVRQGEFFAVLGPNGAGKSTLMHMLTTVTEPSGGTAKVLGFNVATQQGEVRKLLGMVFQDTALDERMTAGENLHIHAVLYGIARQERAEAVNRALAWAELEDVDKRLVRTFSGGMKRRLELARALMHRPRVLFLDEPTIGLDPQGRRHLWDRIASIRDEGVTVLMTTHNLNEANACDRVAIVDNGKLVALDTPAALIEAHTPGVGATLEDAFLALTGRSLRDQGASGRDQLLSFSKRGGELTR
- a CDS encoding c-type cytochrome, which encodes MKKLASGLSAAILACALVGGTAYAQDATYQNDDASLQALIEMGGPVYNDNCAACHGANGEGGAGPSLIGSAVVKSRSALSFQILYGATDHGMPPFAPVLTDEEIAAVATYVRNSWTNEAGILLPRSVELRRAVPPEEQEGATAN
- a CDS encoding ABC transporter permease, whose product is MSAVSGVRSWAGIAPDVIWVLWRREVTRFFRDRSQIFGAVSRTILWLVILGYGIGAALREIEGYSYAQYILPGVITLNVLFASLQCAIALVWDREVGLLRDVLVSPSPSLSVALGKLFGGATISVFQGSIPLLLAPIIGVDLTIGSVLGAWAVMFMMGMFMTALGVVVATRLKTFEGFGSISNGLIQPLYFLSGSIFPLKGIIGGVGFLDVPATLREELRRAGINAFGSGWIVQLPEWLQILVYCNPVSYQLDLLRYVLLDYEQLPLQLDIGLTVALPIAASAIAAREIKHALRTAGPRRRKKAAPGGAA